One window of Uloborus diversus isolate 005 chromosome 3, Udiv.v.3.1, whole genome shotgun sequence genomic DNA carries:
- the LOC129219115 gene encoding frizzled-4-like produces the protein MLCKILAFILLQFSLVHCSTDIFVSRTCERITIEQCRNIGYNVTGMPNFLGHDRQMDVELIIESFVPLIQYGCSSRLRFFLCSAYVPMCSEKVPQLIGPCRPLCESVQELCEPVLKEFGFPWPPSLNCSQFPPENNLKDMCMDGPEYEEKKTNPFRERNNPHSGIQRGSGGYVSHSESHFRVPSVQAILRCKHLHSADLYYYLNHTGRCVPTCYADILYSKDNKDFAQVWIATWSSFCFLSCLFTITFFFTNSAYFKYPDRIVVVLSLCYLLYSFGFFIRLMGGRNNTSCYSDIHYKEPLLVQHGLDNINCNTVFTLLYFFHMASNVWWVILSISWFLTAGLKWTVETVGSYGTYFHLIAWSVPALKTIAILVLRAVDADELSGTCYVGNHDPDFLLRFVLIPSFTYLILSVTFLLAGMITAFRNHKLKSRNTSSEEKRELLKLRTGVFAILYTVPATCILVANCYEYSYKDQWLAIHSEVRPNVEIFTLKIFMSLVVGFAIGVWLWISQTHFFRRRNCGSTFCARSKDLTTGVSENRAMLLGERKSHKMTVV, from the coding sequence ATGTTGTGCAAAATATTAGCCTTTATTTTACTGCAATTTTCCTTGGTGCATTGTTCAACAGACATTTTTGTTTCAAGAACATGTGAACGTATTACCATCGAGCAATGCAGAAATATTGGATACAATGTCACCGGAATGCCCAACTTTCTCGGCCACGATAGGCAGATGGATGTTGAATTAATAATAGAGAGTTTCGTACCATTAATTCAGTATGGCTGTTCATCTCGCCTGCGTTTTTTCCTTTGTTCCGCCTACGTTCCAATGTGTTCCGAGAAAGTCCCTCAGCTTATAGGACCTTGTAGACCGCTTTGCGAATCTGTCCAAGAACTATGCGAGCCAGTGCTAAAAGAGTTTGGGTTCCCATGGCCACCGTCATTGAATTGCAGCCAATTTCCGCCAGAGAATAATCTGAAAGATATGTGTATGGACGGCCCCGAGTATGAAGAGAAGAAAACTAATCCATTCCGTGAAAGAAATAACCCACACTCGGGCATCCAAAGAGGTTCAGGTGGATACGTTTCACATTCGGAATCCCACTTCAGAGTTCCATCCGTTCAAGCGATTCTACGATGCAAGCATCTGCATTCCGCCGATCTCTATTATTACCTAAACCACACAGGACGATGCGTTCCCACCTGCTATGCTGATATTTTATATTCGAAAGATAACAAGGACTTCGCGCAAGTCTGGATTGCCACTTGGTCCTCTTTTTGCTTTTTGTCTTGCCTGTTCACGATTACATTCTTCTTCACAAACAGTGCCTATTTCAAGTATCCAGATCGGATCGTCGTCGTCTTGAGTTTGTGCTATTTATTATATAGCTTTGGCTTTTTCATACGACTAATGGGAGGACGAAATAATACCTCGTGTTATTCGGATATTCACTACAAAGAACCTCTTCTCGTTCAACACGGACTCGATAACATCAACTGTAATACGGTCTTCACTCTTCTCTACTTCTTCCACATGGCGAGCAACGTATGGTGGGTCATCCTGTCCATTAGTTGGTTTCTGACAGCTGGATTGAAATGGACCGTCGAGACCGTGGGGAGTTACGGAACATATTTTCATCTCATCGCTTGGAGTGTGCCGGCACTCAAAACCATCGCAATTTTAGTGTTACGTGCTGTCGATGCCGACGAACTCAGTGGAACGTGCTATGTGGGCAACCATGATCCTGACTTCCTGCTGAGGTTTGTGCTCATTCCCTCTTTCACGTATTTGATCCTGAGTGTCACTTTTCTCTTGGCTGGCATGATAACTGCATTCAGGAACCACAAGTTGAAATCAAGGAATACTTCGTCCGAGGAGAAAAGGGAACTACTCAAGTTGCGTACCGGAGTCTTTGCCATTCTGTACACAGTGCCCGCAACGTGTATACTAGTTGCGAATTGTTATGAATACAGTTATAAAGATCAGTGGCTAGCTATTCATTCTGAAGTGCGACCGAATGTTGAAATCTTCACACTCAAAATATTCATGTCTCTTGTAGTTGGCTTCGCTATCGGTGTGTGGTTGTGGATTTCTCAAACGCACTTTTTCAGACGAAGAAATTGCGGCTCTACATTTTGTGCGCGAAGCAAAGATTTGACAACAGGTGTCAGCGAAAATCGCGCTATGCTTCTCGGAGAGCGTAAAAGCCATAAAATGACAGTTGTGTAA